In a genomic window of Candidatus Binatia bacterium:
- a CDS encoding glycosyltransferase family 1 protein — translation MRLAVDARVIAEDTRGIGRYARAILRRLVERDDVSLLLLADGPFPRRQRAAYARALGSEAFSIGSRATERDADAIWHPANGTFFSSPLPSVATIHDAVPFRYPNPDPQRRAHAQEPFLRSARTAARVVAVSNFGRSEVHELLGVPLDRIEVIEHGVERSFSPGEARPLPAPLEGRRYLLFVGDPIGEPRKNFPLLYDAYRQAYPARDGPALAIVGPRAPDLPGVVYVGNLGDDLIAGSSETMRACYRGAIALTLASYHETFGMPMLEAMACATPVVASRASCLPEIGGEAALYAPPGDAAAWAAALREVAENEPLRERLRAAGVARAAEFTWERSVERHLALFRSVAR, via the coding sequence TTGCGGTTAGCGGTCGACGCGCGCGTAATCGCCGAAGATACGCGCGGGATCGGGCGTTATGCGCGGGCGATCCTGCGACGGCTCGTCGAGCGCGACGACGTTTCGCTTCTCCTTCTGGCCGACGGGCCGTTTCCACGGCGGCAGCGCGCGGCTTACGCGCGAGCCCTGGGCAGCGAAGCGTTTTCCATTGGGTCGCGCGCGACCGAGCGGGATGCCGACGCGATCTGGCATCCGGCCAACGGCACGTTCTTCTCGTCGCCGCTTCCGAGCGTCGCGACGATTCACGACGCCGTTCCCTTTCGCTACCCGAACCCCGATCCGCAACGGCGCGCGCACGCGCAGGAGCCGTTCCTACGCTCGGCCCGCACTGCCGCGCGCGTCGTCGCCGTCTCCAACTTCGGCCGCAGCGAGGTTCACGAACTGCTCGGCGTTCCGCTCGATCGCATCGAGGTAATCGAGCACGGCGTCGAGCGCTCGTTCTCGCCCGGTGAGGCGCGTCCGCTCCCCGCGCCGCTCGAGGGACGCCGCTACCTGCTCTTCGTCGGCGATCCGATTGGCGAGCCGCGCAAGAACTTTCCGTTGCTCTACGACGCGTACCGCCAAGCCTACCCGGCCCGCGACGGACCCGCGCTTGCGATCGTGGGGCCGCGCGCTCCCGACCTCCCCGGCGTCGTTTACGTCGGGAATCTCGGCGATGACTTGATCGCCGGTTCGAGCGAGACGATGCGCGCATGCTATCGAGGCGCGATCGCGCTGACGCTCGCGTCCTACCACGAGACCTTCGGAATGCCGATGCTCGAAGCGATGGCGTGCGCGACGCCCGTCGTTGCGTCGCGCGCGAGCTGCTTGCCGGAGATCGGCGGCGAAGCGGCCCTCTACGCTCCCCCCGGCGACGCCGCGGCGTGGGCAGCCGCGCTTCGCGAGGTCGCCGAGAACGAGCCATTGCGCGAGCGCCTGCGCGCAGCCGGTGTTGCGCGCGCCGCCGAGTTCACCTGGGAACGCAGCGTCGAGCGGCACCTCGCGCTCTTCCGATCGGTCGCGCGGTGA
- a CDS encoding glycosyltransferase: MPAMLDSIANAASLLIVNDNGPDPSPHAAILAASSFGRKSRLIVDRTPFDGFASARNVCLRIHAERNAGDWVAFIDADEVHGPGIGGIAERLATVPAAYDFVDGYTWHFFGSFVHYTSIERRMMFFRYRPGSRWEGDVHERLVGLTGRRIALPYVYAHYGHTLEPRRHAEKGRHYSSLGAPGNVLREEELDSFDVVRYFKPVYPRLLRFRGAHPEAARATLARLEPEMRRHHDLTEEVVRAQPPQIAMRNLFRALNYEMRWRSRGLDPLGRRLAGS; the protein is encoded by the coding sequence CTGCCGGCGATGCTCGACTCGATCGCAAACGCCGCGTCGCTGCTCATCGTCAACGACAACGGGCCCGATCCGTCGCCGCACGCGGCGATTCTGGCCGCAAGCAGCTTCGGACGCAAGTCGCGGCTGATCGTCGACCGGACGCCGTTCGACGGATTCGCGAGCGCGCGCAACGTCTGCTTGCGCATCCACGCGGAACGCAACGCCGGCGACTGGGTTGCCTTCATTGACGCGGACGAGGTGCACGGCCCGGGCATCGGCGGAATCGCCGAGCGTCTCGCCACCGTGCCGGCGGCCTACGATTTCGTAGACGGCTACACGTGGCATTTCTTCGGATCGTTCGTCCACTACACGTCCATCGAGCGGCGAATGATGTTCTTTCGCTACCGGCCCGGCTCTCGCTGGGAGGGCGACGTGCACGAACGGTTGGTTGGACTGACCGGCAGACGAATCGCGTTACCGTACGTCTACGCGCACTACGGTCACACGCTCGAGCCGCGGCGTCACGCGGAGAAGGGACGCCACTATTCGTCGCTCGGCGCGCCGGGAAACGTGTTGCGGGAAGAAGAACTCGATTCATTCGACGTGGTGCGCTACTTCAAGCCTGTCTATCCGCGACTGCTCCGCTTCCGCGGCGCGCATCCCGAGGCGGCGCGCGCGACGCTGGCGCGTCTCGAGCCCGAGATGCGCCGCCATCACGATCTCACGGAAGAAGTGGTACGAGCGCAGCCGCCGCAGATTGCGATGCGCAACCTGTTCCGCGCACTCAACTACGAGATGCGCTGGCGCTCCCGGGGTCTCGACCCCCTGGGACGGCGGTTGGCCGGTTCGTGA
- a CDS encoding BTAD domain-containing putative transcriptional regulator, protein MALLGYLRHSASNGFYCAVPAGASAEALLGALGQALQLEAPPATADGLVAALAQRAPAELALDFEDLPAQDGVEVVLRLIDELPDEVALLIACRARTAFQVGRFVSQGSAVLCDAERLAFDAAGIRHVAETLNVPFTHADVLRMLEATDGWPQVVSGALRKAAEDSVSLSQAFEHWRMRHGHLFNEFIAAALTHVSEQEADLVLKLMSGSHLDDRVQLQSLEEQGLFVVHTPDGYRPLRALSRSRLYDRYGRRVQSATPMQVRLFGWFLAEIDRQPIEWVRRRDRQIFKYIALQPNGSVSRAEVGQVFWPGAERHLVAQSLRTVCSNIRKAIANIVGFKQVEAYFRAGDELAIDLDNVIIDVNRFVSHANDADEQYERGEMRAAYAHYRSAARVYRGDLLIGDAHEPWVGTLDTILKQRHAAIQDRINEIVAAFDGQQPDQEANLRLA, encoded by the coding sequence ATGGCGCTGCTTGGGTATTTGCGGCACTCCGCGAGCAACGGATTCTACTGCGCCGTCCCCGCCGGAGCGAGCGCCGAGGCGCTTCTCGGGGCCCTCGGACAGGCGCTCCAGCTTGAGGCGCCCCCGGCGACGGCAGACGGACTGGTCGCAGCGCTCGCCCAGCGCGCGCCGGCCGAGCTCGCCCTCGACTTTGAAGACCTCCCGGCCCAGGACGGCGTCGAGGTCGTCCTCCGGCTGATCGACGAGCTGCCCGACGAGGTTGCCCTTCTGATCGCCTGTCGCGCGCGGACCGCCTTCCAAGTCGGCCGCTTCGTCTCGCAGGGGAGCGCCGTGCTCTGCGACGCCGAGCGGCTCGCCTTCGACGCGGCCGGCATCCGTCACGTCGCCGAGACGCTCAACGTCCCGTTCACCCACGCCGACGTTCTGCGGATGCTCGAGGCGACCGACGGCTGGCCGCAAGTCGTCAGCGGCGCGTTGCGCAAGGCCGCGGAAGACAGCGTGAGCCTCTCGCAGGCCTTCGAACACTGGCGCATGCGCCACGGCCACCTCTTCAACGAATTCATCGCCGCGGCGCTCACGCACGTCTCGGAGCAGGAAGCCGATCTCGTGCTCAAGCTCATGAGCGGCTCGCATCTCGACGATCGCGTACAACTGCAGTCGCTCGAAGAGCAGGGGCTCTTCGTCGTGCACACGCCCGACGGTTATCGCCCGCTCCGCGCGCTCTCGCGCAGCCGCCTCTACGATCGTTACGGCCGGCGCGTGCAGTCGGCGACGCCGATGCAGGTGCGTCTCTTCGGCTGGTTCCTCGCCGAGATCGACCGCCAGCCGATCGAGTGGGTGCGCCGCCGCGACCGCCAGATCTTCAAATATATCGCGCTCCAGCCCAACGGAAGCGTCTCGCGCGCCGAAGTCGGGCAGGTCTTCTGGCCGGGCGCGGAGCGGCACCTCGTCGCTCAGAGCCTTCGGACGGTCTGCTCGAACATCCGCAAGGCGATCGCGAACATCGTCGGATTCAAGCAGGTCGAGGCCTACTTCCGCGCCGGCGACGAGCTTGCGATCGATCTCGACAACGTGATCATCGACGTCAACCGCTTCGTCTCGCACGCCAACGATGCCGACGAGCAGTACGAACGCGGCGAGATGCGGGCCGCCTACGCGCACTATCGCAGCGCGGCGCGGGTCTACCGCGGCGACCTCTTGATCGGCGACGCCCACGAGCCGTGGGTGGGGACGCTCGATACGATTCTCAAGCAGCGCCACGCGGCGATCCAAGATCGCATCAACGAGATCGTCGCCGCCTTCGACGGCCAGCAGCCCGACCAGGAAGCGAACCTCCGTCTCGCTTAG
- a CDS encoding glycosyltransferase family 87 protein — protein MRSPWISAAVIIIALSALGLQAGVVTRTGFLMGDFRAFYCAARVTSQGANPYLAEPLRTCETGIGARRFFETNPGVTIPAPLPAYAIAALVPLAMLPFTVAALLWCALLFAAWIVCVAALARVARVPWEVALAVFSLSLGALSLPFGEVVPLAVAFICLAAYYAQQARWRAAALCTAGAMIEPHLGLPVALALAVWRPATRLPLAVAFVLLGALAVVAIGPAANLEYFTSVLPSHALSEATRDTQYSLTAILTALGVVPTIAVKAGAVWYAGMLVIGTIVAGRVAKRSANEAFLVCVPPAFAVFGGSFIHVTQIAAALPAALLLVASPKTEHRAAALVTLLVLVVPWGWVVSPALIVAPLFPVAYLAWRFWGDNLNAVLVAGIAAAVLLLGLQRLYTVHGPRLAVPTAAPAIDSRLAEASWSAYSRKGVTDSVAAWAVRIPTWAALFALLALYAPREAP, from the coding sequence GTGCGAAGTCCCTGGATCAGCGCGGCCGTTATCATCATAGCGCTCTCGGCGCTCGGACTCCAAGCCGGTGTGGTAACGCGCACCGGCTTTTTGATGGGGGACTTCCGCGCGTTCTACTGCGCGGCGCGCGTGACGTCGCAGGGCGCGAATCCGTATCTTGCCGAGCCGCTGCGAACCTGCGAGACGGGCATCGGCGCGAGGCGCTTCTTCGAGACCAATCCGGGCGTGACGATTCCCGCTCCGCTTCCGGCGTACGCGATCGCGGCGCTCGTGCCGCTCGCGATGCTGCCGTTCACGGTCGCCGCGCTGCTCTGGTGCGCGCTGCTCTTCGCTGCGTGGATCGTCTGCGTCGCGGCGCTCGCGCGCGTCGCGCGCGTGCCGTGGGAGGTCGCGCTGGCGGTCTTCTCGCTCTCGCTGGGTGCGCTCTCGCTGCCGTTCGGCGAGGTCGTGCCGCTCGCCGTCGCATTCATCTGCCTGGCCGCGTACTACGCGCAGCAGGCTCGCTGGCGCGCAGCGGCGCTCTGCACCGCCGGCGCGATGATCGAGCCGCACCTCGGCCTGCCGGTCGCGCTCGCGCTCGCCGTCTGGCGCCCGGCGACGCGCCTGCCGTTGGCGGTCGCGTTCGTCCTGCTCGGAGCGCTCGCCGTCGTCGCGATCGGGCCGGCGGCGAACTTAGAATACTTCACGAGCGTGCTGCCCTCGCACGCGCTCTCCGAGGCGACGCGCGACACGCAGTATAGCCTGACCGCGATCCTCACCGCGTTGGGCGTCGTTCCCACGATCGCGGTAAAGGCCGGCGCGGTCTGGTACGCGGGGATGCTCGTTATCGGCACGATCGTCGCCGGCCGCGTCGCGAAACGCTCGGCCAACGAAGCCTTTCTCGTCTGCGTCCCGCCGGCGTTCGCGGTCTTCGGCGGGAGCTTCATTCACGTCACGCAGATCGCCGCGGCGCTCCCCGCGGCACTCTTGCTCGTCGCGTCGCCGAAGACCGAGCACCGCGCGGCGGCGCTCGTAACGCTGCTCGTGCTCGTCGTGCCGTGGGGCTGGGTCGTCTCGCCGGCGCTCATCGTGGCGCCGCTCTTCCCAGTGGCATACCTCGCGTGGCGTTTTTGGGGCGACAACCTCAACGCGGTGCTCGTCGCCGGAATCGCCGCCGCGGTGTTGCTCTTAGGATTGCAGCGGCTCTACACGGTGCACGGGCCCCGTCTCGCCGTGCCGACCGCGGCTCCGGCAATCGACTCGCGCCTCGCCGAGGCATCGTGGAGCGCGTACTCACGCAAGGGCGTGACTGACAGTGTGGCGGCCTGGGCGGTGCGCATTCCGACCTGGGCCGCCCTCTTCGCCCTGCTCGCCCTGTACGCGCCGAGAGAGGCGCCGTAA